The Lepidochelys kempii isolate rLepKem1 chromosome 11, rLepKem1.hap2, whole genome shotgun sequence DNA segment TTGGTTTATATGTAAGAATTTGTTCCTATCATTATCCTTATTCACAATCTCTTAAATCTTAGTTTTTGATGACGATCTTacgattgttttcactataaatatatctcagtgctgtgatgttatatTGGAGCTAATCTTCAGTTGACTCAAACAAGCTGGTGTATGCACTGTTCCTTTTGGGACAGCTTACCTTGTAATTTCTGAGAGTGATCAATGGTTAAGGTCTTGACACTGCAGGGGAATGTTTCAAGGCAGCTCAGAGATTGGGGTGCACCTGTTGTTGTCCTGCAAGGCAAAATAAGGgctgacagagcacagaggaGATTGTGTAGGTAGCAAACAGACTGCTGCTGTTGGGAGCTGACACCAAGTGAAACACAAGCAGATTTTCCTTTCGCTGGAGGCAAGGGAGTGTAAAGTCCTGAGTACCCCCAAGGAAATGTCAACGTTTTCATGCAGAGCTGAGCCACTGTTAGCTACTGTGTCCTCCATCAGCTTCTTCTGTTAGTCAATGGCTGTTGATTCCAAATAGCTGTGAATTCACTGACTGTGTCTCAAAATGCCCTGTGTACAGGGTAGGAGGGAGACCAGAAGAGCATGATGGGATAGTAAGTGCCTTGATTCACTTGACTACATCTTCTCTCCCCCTGAGTCCTATCTTTGCTGAGTCCTGGGCCTTCCACAAGTTCAGGGGTCTGGCTGTTTGTAAAGATATGCTATTCTGTTTTGAACATGTTGCTGTAAAGACTATGAAAGGAAAATGGTGATGTTGCAGGGTGTCTTCTGCTGGTGAATGGAAACTAAGATGTTTCCCCTAGAACAGACTTCTCTTCCAGTGACTTCATTTCTGTTGTACCAAACAATACCATAACAATACAATGAATAGGATGTTAGTGGAATACACAGTATGGAGTCACTACAAGCTGTCCCATTCTAAAGTGAATATAGAGGTGTCTTCAAGACACTACATGTTGTACAGTTTTATAAGGGAACTGATATACaaactaattttttaattaaaagcaagACTTATTGTCAGTTTCTTAAACAACGTACAGACAGTTGGCTTTATAGCATGGAATAATGTACCCCTTCTTCTAAGTTTAGAGTTTTTCAGTCTGTCCAGCAATTTAATCACATAGCAGGACATCCCTGAGTGTGTTTTATAACAATGAAAATGCCTTGAAATTTAACAATTAATCTAGATTTCTTATTGCATGAACATAAAGTTTAATAGTCTGTCCCTTTAAATGCTGTTTTGCTGCATGCTGGTCTTATTAGAACGCATTATTCTACAGTCTTGGATATGCCATTCTGAAATTGTTTGGTTAGCGACTTTTATCTGGTTGGAGATTTGTCCCACTTCTTACAAAAGCAGTGTTTCCAAACTTCTCAGAATGAAGTTGGCTACACCAGCCTCATTTTGGTGGAGCTACTTTCTGTTGAAATCTCCCTTCTCTGTTAATattcttttctccttcccttcttCCATGGTGTGGCATTGCTTATGTCTTTTGACTTAGGGCCTGGTCCTGCAGCCACTACTCAGTGTGTGATTTCGTTGACTTcaaggatcaagcccttaattttAAAGTCCTCATGATAAGGACCCTATTGTCCTTGTATATCTGTATTGCACTGTATATGTCTATTGGACCATGTAAATATTTATTCCATTAACCTGTGGTTCCTAGTTTGGGAGCAGCTTATTCATCCTGGACTCTAAATCAGCATGTCCCTGTCTCCCAAATGGTTCAAAAGTAGAGTCTATCAGAACTGTGATTCTGTCAGCAGACTTATGAGATTCTTACCTCCACAGACTGACAGCCAATGCCAGAAATATCTAGGATTTTCTCTGAGCTGTATCTGCACGCTAACATTGAGCCTACCATCAGGTCCCTgcattttcatgaagttgatgatGTTGGTTACATCCTGTTTAAGAAAATGTAGCCACTAAACCTTATCtcttctcctccacctcccctccttccccccttctGGCAACATCTGAGTTAGGAGATAGTGGGGCTTAATTTCTTCCCTTCCTTCCAGCTAGTCTGTGATAGAATAGGATTAATTGAAAGAACATCTGTCACAAGTGAAAGTCCTAAACGTCCAGTTTGCACTACACACAATATGTACTTTGCTTGTAGTTTTGTGTCTAGGGGGTAACTTTTTCCATGTTCAAGTATGGAGGTTTGTTATGGGTTTATTTTAGCCAACCACTTTAGAGGAGGAATGGAAATTGTGATTGACACTTCCTCCTTGGGCTTACAAGAGAGACCTGGGAATGAAGAACTAGACTTGCAACATCAAAGAAGCAAAGagattgtcaaaaagaaaaggcagaacTACATAAAACAAATAGTGTTATGTCATAACTAATAGAGATGTTCagttaaatgtatttttctgtcttgtctgcCAAGACTTGCTATTGATCTTTGCCTGCTTTCAATTTGTCTGTAGGCAATAACAGCAAAAGTAATGCCATTATTTTTAAGGAGATCTAAGGCATAACACTACTGTCAGATTTTAGGTTTTAAGGAGCAAAAcattgaaaagaaatattttaggAAGGTGTTAATAATGTCATAATGGTATCTTTATAGTTTATTTTAAGCATGATCTTGACCATTCTTCTACCTTTTAGGtggaaggggaagaggcagaagtcTCCTCTCCACAGAAAATTTCTCATTTGTAGTCCCTGTCCAGAAGATAAGTTTTTTGATTAAACTCTTGTGAATTGAGACTTAATCACCACTTCTTGAAAGTTGTTCTTTTCAGACTTCAAGTTTATTTGTTATCAACAGGCCTATAATACAGGTTCCTATTTCTACCAACGCGAATAATAAATGGCaagaaaacatgcaaactaaTTCAGCCATACCATGTGCAGACTCTtccaatgtaatttttttttgattGCTAGAGGTGTTTAACAGTTTTTTTCTCTAACACCAAGGATACTGTTATATTCCATGTACAGACTTACAAAAGATTGTATACTTCACCTATGTGACTACTTCTGTCTTTTTTTCCTGCAGCTCTTAAATTAGCTGTTTGTTGGCACTTGACAACTGTAGATAACCAAGACGATGGCTGCCAGCAAGAACAAGAACCAGAGTTCTATGGCCCTGCACAAAGTAATCATGGTTGGCAGTGGAGGCGTGGGCAAATCAGCACTTACACTTCAGTTCATGTATGATGAGGTAAGAAGAGTTAGCACAGATTGCTTATTACGCTCCATGAATAATTGACAGTCATTCTGCTGGATTTTCCTTGTGCAATCAGTAAAATTATTCTAAAGATGTTTCAGTCCACCACATTGTCTCAAGTGTTGTTGGTGCAGTTAAACTGTGAGGTTTTTTGAGACAAGTTACGATTCAAGTAGAAGTAAACACTCTTATCTATTTTTGAGGCAGATGTTGATGAAGAAACAATGCAAAGAAGATTGCAGGCTTCCTTTCTGCTAATTCTTTAGTACTAATATACTGGGCTCAAGCCTGCTTTCAGTTTGCAGATGCATGTCTTGTAAATCAGTTTAAGTTCTGTAGCTAATTTTGCAAGGTCTACTCAGGGAGGCATGTGCATCTGTTAAACGGCAGGATCACAACTTCAATGAATAGGTGAAAAATGCAATCTCTAGTTCTGTTTTAAATAGCCTATGCCCCTTCTCTAGTCACTCTGACAACTGTTTGTGATAATAAGTcattacaaaggaaaaaaacacacTAAAATACACCCAACTAAAAAACCCCAAGAGGTATATCAATGGATGGTTTTTGGAGTCTGTCCTAAAGATCAACAAATGTGGACTATTTTTTACCAAGTTGGCGGAGTAAGTTCCAGAATCAAGCTGCTCTCATAGTAAACATTCTGGTGGCAACTCTTTCTCTTTCTTAATGTGTAGGGACCCCTGCTGGAGCACCTAGACCACAGTTGGTACAAAGATGTGCCTGGAACAGCATGGTTGCCTGGCGCTGAGTATCTGTGTCACTTATGTTTGTGTAGGTCGGAACCAGTACCATAAACCTCACCTAGAATTCATTAGCTGTTTAGTGTAGATTATAGAGCACTGGTGTATGTACTTAAAACAATATGCATCACTTAACAGTTGAGCTAATGTGTTCTGCACCTGCTTCAGCTTCTGAATTGATTTAAGGTGTATCTCCATGCAGAGGGCAGTTCAGCATTCTAACTGAGGTGACAAAGACAATAACAGTCCCAAGGTCTACATCTGAGAGAGAAGGTcagaacctctctctctctcatagttAAAAAATACTAAAGTCATAAAACTGGCATGAAATAGTTGAcaatgattaaaataaaaaggtcTTTCAGGAGTATATATACATCGTACAATGGCCATTAAAAGTGGAGAGGAATGTGCTGAAGCAAATATCCAAAGGGAGGAGTGCCACATCTGAAAAAGTCAGGGGTACTGTAGATTATTATTATGATTTCCCCCTTCTTATGTTCCTCAGTTTGTAGAAGACTATGAACCTACGAAGGCTGACAGTTATAGAAAGAAAGTAGTTCTGGATGGGGATGAATTCCAGATAGACATTCTGGATACAGCGGGACAGGAGGATTATGCAGCTATTCGAGACAACTACTTCCGCAGTGGGGAGGGATTTCTCCTCGTCTTCTCAATAACCGAATACGAATCCTTTACAGCAACAGCAGAGTTAAGGTAAGCAGTGTAGTtggatggaggggggaaaaaagattcaATTCCGCAAGCTGCTTTTTGATATTTTACGTGTATTTACATAGATCTGAGTAGGTTTGATAACATGAATATGgaattgtgtttgtgtgttttgtagCTCAGTAATGGGTAAAGGATAAAAAGGTAAACTTACTGCTCCTGAGTTGCATAAGCAAACAGAACATGGAGTGTAAGACATCAGAAATCTTGTATCTGAGCTAACCCATTTTCCCTATTTAACTTCAGTTTATATATTAGGACAGTAAGCAACTCTTCACAATTCTTTAATTTTGGTTTGTATAATGCTCATTTTTCCCTGCCAAGTAgcttgaaaatgtttttcttttgtcttctgtACTAGTTCAGATACTTGCGCAAGTTTTTCACAGCTAGCAGATGGTTCAGTCTCTATTTGCCACTCTCTTCCCCATTtcccacatacatacacactaCAAAGGAGGTATAGCCATCTCTGATTTCAGTTGTATCCCAAAGGCACGCTGctgaaaggaaagcaaaacagGCCTAGTAGTCCTTGCACATGTCCCAgcgccctgtctgggatgatttagttggggattggtcctgctttgagcaggggtttggactagatgacctcctgaggtcccttccaaccttgatattctgtgATTGTAACAGCTTGCATGAAATGCCAGTGGCCTTGTCAAGAGGTTGAGCTGGCTCCCATGCTGGGATAGGCTCGCTCAGAGGCATTGGTGCCTGGCACTTTTTCCACAAACTGTAGTGCTGTAGACTCTGAAGAAGGGGCTTTCCTTGAGGAGTCCATCCAAGGCAAGAGGTCAGCCATAGTATCATTCCCAGGAAGAACTCTTCATGCCCCTTTCAAGCATTTTTTCCATTCTTCCTTCAAACGACACTCCTTCAGACTCTTAACTCTCTCACCCCCATGCATCCATGGTAGCCCTCCTAACTCCTCCCTATCCACTGTCTCTGGTTTTCGGTACTTGTCTCTCCCTCTCCAAACAATCAGCTACTCTTATCCTTCAGTGTTCAAGTCATTGACATCTTATGCATCCCTCTTAGTCTATCTGCTTGTTTTCTTGCCCTGGCTTGCTTGCAAGTCCATTAACAAGCAGTGAATTCAAGCAAGTTCCTCTGATCCATGGACCTGCAAAATATACATAAACattgacactctgtacctcaaaatgtattcaccactgtgatatgattatgatatgttttaaacaatgcatgccttgtgaggtatcatttaagaAGTCTTGATCtattgaacattaatatcctgttgaattATATgcactatcattgtatgtgaagttatgaaatattactatataattgttactgaaatatgtggTAAGTGGgaaacacccacagccagccatTCAGTGGCAACAACAGAGCAATTAACGCTGACAAAACAGATTTACATTAAGATTGGCTAGACAGGcactgatggcccattaaggagaATCCAACTCTCCCAGTGGCCCTCTCAGAGACTCCTCAGAGGGCACTTACACAATGGAGGCAGCCTTACCCCTGTGACACaacaaggatctttctagcagctggaagaaggtATAAAAGAGGGACAGTGACCTCACCAcgtggcctctctcctccccatgtcaacacctggaagatcattTGGAAGACACAGACTGTGAACTGGGGAGATCGGTCCTAGGCTTAGAAGAGGATTCAggctgtgtattaagaactgtaaacTGCCTGGAACATCTTGTGGGTTGAGAAAAACTGTTTGATTCAGATCTTAGGCTATGTTTACACCGACATTTTAAAGTGCAAAATGTCCCTTTTTTGTGCTAAAACTGTGGAAGCCTCTACACTTGTAAATGACTTTTTgcggtgaaactcagaagttttaccgcaaaagaaaaccaccttcacGAGAGGCATGCAGTTCTTTCCGCTGTTCTTTTTGCACTGTTGTGAAAGTGAAGACACCTTCTACCTGTGTAAACACCTTTTGGCCTCCAGaggatatcccacagttccaAAAGTAACCACTCCGGCTAGCATCTCCACAGCTCTGACGCCAGGTAAATGGCTGTCCGCCCTTCCCCCCGTAAACCCCTGGAAGTTTGAAACTCCCTTTCCCTTTGCTTGTAGATGTGATGGGGAAAGTAGCCAGATAgcaggggatttaaaaaaaaaaatgccgcAAAAGAAACAGGGAAGTAATGGGGCTGCTGGGACATGAAGTAGTGCATCACGGGGCACTGAGCAGGGACCCAGAATGTCTTCTGCTcacccttcccacaagacctgtcgagagagctgcactgtggggtagctgccctgcagcactgctctcATCGGTGATGGAAGTGCTGCTATTGTAAACACTCTCTCTGACGCCTGAGGAATTGAGTACCCAAACCACCGCTTTTCTTTCACCGGTTCCCTATCACCGGTGAAACTTACAGTGCAAAACCTCTGCaggtatagacatacccttactcaGTCTGATAaatttaggatttagaatgcaattttatttttatttcttatgtaaccaatTTTGACCTCTGTGCCTAACActtattatcacttaaaatcaatctgtagttaatacacttattttaatgttttatccttaccgGTGAGTTTGTCTAAGCTTCTTGTCTAAactgctcagattacaaaggctgggtGCATGTTCACTATTctttgatgaagtggcgaactaattaatcATCTTGTATTGCTCAAGAGaacatcttgagcagtgcaagatggtacatTACTAGAGTGCAAGAACatagaatggccatactgggtcaaaccaaagatccatctagcccagtatcctgtcttccgacagtggccaatgccacgtgccccagagggaatgaacagaacaggtaatcatcaagtgatccattgcctgttgcccactcccagcttctgacaaacagattGGAGGGAATTGGCTAGAATCTTCCTGTATATTATTCATGAGTGACTtagagagcattcatgcaactcagctgggtgtgtgtAGGCCCTCTTTCTACTACATCTGCCTATCCTATTAACAGTCTACAGATACTCATCTTTGACAGTTTATGTGCCACAGTAATTACACAGTTAATCTTCATTCTGACACTTCATTTTACTCTGAAAATTCTCACTGTCTTGATCTAAAGTCCTGTTAATAGGTCATTTTGTTTCAACTAGTGTCCATCATCCCTGAATCACTCATGGTCCAAGCATCCAGCCAAAGTAATCACTCCACCCCTGGAGTGCTGAGTTGAGAAGAGGGCACCCAGACCATACCATAGATCTGTGAACTTTCTTGTGTTCCCATCCTGGGGTGTGCTGTGCAGGCCCAGAAGATCACTATCAAAGAGGAGGCCATGATTATTGAACATGTCCATGGACAGTCCAGTTCAGCTGTTATCAACTGTATTAATGACAATACAGTAGGATTTACCCTTACAGCCTGACAGTTGTGTGCATGAGCCTGAAGAAGAGGTCTGGCAGAGAAAGATACCAGCTATATTATAATCTTGGCAATAATTAGTTTCACGAGAGTACTTGAAGACTTGGAGAGCCTTCTCTCTTGGGTGGATAAGGGAAAGGTAGACTTTTGGCCCTAGTATCCTGGAATATTTTCAGGCTGGGCTAACTGTACCAACTAAACCAAAGTCACAGAATTCAGAGAAAAGGTAAATTCAATACCTAATCGGATACTGAGGTTTTTGAAAGCCATGGAGATCTGAGCCCATGAGGGCAACACCATCTTCTGCCCTTGTTCCTGCTTGGGACTTCGATCTTGGTGTTCAGTACTCTTGCACCCCTTCCAGCTGAGCCTAGGAGAAGGATTAtgttccattattattattacagaatTTGTTTTTCATCACAAAATGATTGGCCAGAAGGCTTGAAGAGCGAAAGGTGCTCTTAGAGAGAGAGCTTTATATGATTTTCCATAAGGATGAAGTTTGTTCTTAAGAACCTTTCCAGACGTCACTCCAAGGATGATATCTGTTTTCCATTGTAGAATGGAAAGTTGCCCTGCCCACTTTCTGTCCAGTCCCCAGAAACTGCAAAGGAGCATAGATCTAGTTGCTTGGATGCCTACATGGCACTAGGAGCTCACCTAAAAAGAGTGGCAAAACTTGGCTTTTAGAGACTGTTCCTCATATGCTAAGGACCAAGAAAAAGCCAAGCAGATTCCAAAATGGGATAAAGAATTGATTTGGGGCCGAAGAAGCACTTGAGAAATGGAAAGCATGTTTGACCCAGTGGATTCATTGGGGGTTGGGTTCGGGTGGAAAGAAGGAATGGGAATATTTGGGTCTAAGTTGTTGGCTAATGTTCATGAACAAAAGTGGTCCACCAAGTCGTCTTCTCAACGAGCAGATGGACGACTAAGATGGGCGATCTCTATCTGAAACACAAGCATCTGGACTGGTGTAGATCATCTGAGAGTGGCTGCAAATCCCAAAATGTTCCTATTTAACATAGATCATTTTGTCTTGTGTAGCAACATACTGTATGGCAAAACCTTTTAGTCTTTGCATAAGAAACACTGATGCCAGCATTGCTTTAAGGTGTGTGGACCCGTTATTTCTTCTGAGGCTTGCAGAAGTTGGAGTGTCACTTAAATATTCCTAActgagaaggaaaacaaaaagtcTGTTTTCTAGTTTGGAGCTAGTAATTTACGCTTCTTGGTCTGAAACCTTGACAGTGCTCCTTGGTAAATTTTTGCTAGAGAATTGGTCAGTTCATTTTTTCTTGTTGGTAAAAATGATCTTTTAAATGCTTCAGCTGTTAGTATTTTTGCTTCGCCTTTAAAATGCCTGTAGTATATTTTGATATTGATCTGACCTTTGTCTTCCATTGGAACATCACTTCCAGAGTTTCTCTCTTTTATTGAACATCTTCAATTTATAGTCTTAACATCAGATATTTTGAAATGACAAAAGCTTCGATTGCTGAGCCAGGAAATAGAACAGAATCTTATTTTTTGGTTCTCTCAAATAGTTGCTTAAAAATAACTGCCTACAGCTCAAAGTAGTATTTCTGCAGCAAATAAGACAGCTGAAAACCAATACTTATATTGTGTATAATAAAAAAGCCTTGTGGATAACAATATTAACAATCTGTAATGGGAATTGTGTACATATATGCAATAAAGTACCAATAACTTGGAATATAATACAGGACCCTTTGATTCTTAacaatgaataaaaatatttgagaacTACAGAAATACTGAATCTGCTCTC contains these protein-coding regions:
- the RALB gene encoding ras-related protein Ral-B isoform X2; translated protein: MAASKNKNQSSMALHKVIMVGSGGVGKSALTLQFMYDEFVEDYEPTKADSYRKKVVLDGDEFQIDILDTAGQEDYAAIRDNYFRSGEGFLLVFSITEYESFTATAELREQILRVKAEEDKIPLLVVGNKSDLEERRQVPVEEARSKAEEWGVQYVETSAKTRANVDKAAE
- the RALB gene encoding ras-related protein Ral-B isoform X1 — its product is MAASKNKNQSSMALHKVIMVGSGGVGKSALTLQFMYDEFVEDYEPTKADSYRKKVVLDGDEFQIDILDTAGQEDYAAIRDNYFRSGEGFLLVFSITEYESFTATAELREQILRVKAEEDKIPLLVVGNKSDLEERRQVPVEEARSKAEEWGVQYVETSAKTRANVDKVFFDLMREIRAKKMSENKDKNGKKSGKSKKSFKERCCLL